Proteins from a single region of Mucilaginibacter daejeonensis:
- a CDS encoding NADH-quinone oxidoreductase subunit N, giving the protein MTTLIIIAILPIVLLYLGLFKAQKALLPATIVGLILAMAAAVKQWNSGAFPIYHDMMLFDNFSIAFSVTAIFSTLLILMLSKGYFERISMHVAEYLSIILFSLAGIIVMVSYYNLTMLFIGIEIMSVSLYILAGIDKKNFASNEASLKYFLMGAFSTGFLLFGVALIYGATGTFKLEGIRDWALAHPRGIDPLFHTGIILMIVGLCFKVGAAPFHFWTPDVYEGSPTLITAFMSTVVKTAGFAAFLRLFAVSFGPLADFWMPTLLVITILTLFVGNLTALYQHSFKRMLAFSSISHAGYLLFAIVALSAVSSNAIFVYATAYSIASIAAFGVLILVQQQLGSDSFECFNGLGKRNPFLAAVLTIAMLSLAGIPLTAGFMGKFLMFSGAMARFQIWLVIIAVINAIISIYYYFRVIIVMYFRSAEHDELTVPAYYKVVLAISAVATLVIGIYPAFITNLI; this is encoded by the coding sequence ATGACCACCTTAATTATTATAGCCATACTGCCGATCGTGCTGCTTTACCTGGGCTTGTTCAAAGCGCAAAAAGCATTACTGCCAGCAACTATCGTTGGGTTGATACTGGCTATGGCTGCTGCTGTTAAGCAATGGAACAGTGGTGCGTTCCCTATATACCATGATATGATGCTGTTCGATAACTTTTCGATCGCATTTTCGGTGACCGCCATATTCTCTACTTTACTGATCCTCATGCTATCAAAAGGATACTTTGAGCGAATCAGTATGCACGTGGCCGAGTATCTGTCTATTATCCTGTTCTCATTGGCCGGTATCATCGTGATGGTATCTTACTACAACCTCACCATGCTGTTCATCGGTATTGAGATCATGTCGGTAAGTTTGTACATCCTGGCCGGTATCGATAAAAAGAACTTCGCTTCTAACGAGGCCTCATTAAAATACTTCTTGATGGGAGCTTTCTCAACAGGTTTCTTGTTATTCGGTGTAGCGCTGATCTACGGTGCTACCGGTACCTTTAAGCTGGAAGGCATCCGCGACTGGGCACTGGCTCATCCGCGTGGTATCGACCCATTGTTCCACACGGGTATCATCCTCATGATCGTGGGCCTATGCTTCAAGGTGGGTGCTGCGCCGTTCCACTTCTGGACGCCTGACGTATACGAAGGTTCACCTACACTGATCACCGCATTCATGTCTACCGTGGTCAAGACCGCTGGCTTTGCCGCTTTCCTGCGTTTGTTCGCAGTAAGCTTTGGCCCACTGGCCGATTTCTGGATGCCGACCTTGCTGGTGATCACCATCCTGACCTTGTTCGTGGGTAATCTTACTGCTCTATATCAGCATAGCTTTAAGCGTATGCTGGCTTTCTCCAGTATATCGCACGCCGGCTACCTGCTGTTCGCTATCGTGGCGCTAAGCGCGGTGTCAAGCAATGCCATCTTCGTATATGCTACTGCTTATTCCATCGCTTCTATAGCTGCGTTCGGAGTGCTTATCCTGGTGCAACAGCAATTAGGTAGTGATAGCTTTGAGTGCTTCAACGGGCTGGGTAAACGTAACCCGTTCCTGGCGGCAGTGCTTACCATAGCCATGTTATCATTAGCGGGTATCCCGCTTACCGCCGGTTTTATGGGTAAATTCCTGATGTTCTCGGGTGCTATGGCTCGTTTCCAGATCTGGTTGGTGATCATTGCGGTGATCAATGCCATCATCAGTATATACTATTATTTCAGGGTGATCATTGTCATGTATTTCCGTTCGGCGGAGCATGATGAGCTTACCGTACCTGCTTATTATAAGGTGGTATTGGCCATTTCTGCCGTTGCTACCCTGGTGATCGGCATCTATCCGGCCTTCATCACTAACCTGATCTGA
- a CDS encoding complex I subunit 4 family protein, which translates to MTVSLLIFLPLLAAIALLFIKGNAVKNVALLFGLAELALGLYFLSQFKSDANLQFVTDVAWMPKMGIYFTAAIDGINIIPILLTVVLVPLIIGTTFKHEYKNPSVFYALILFMQFGLLLVFTAFDAFLFYVGWEVALIPIYFICGMWGGENRIKVTLKFFIYTFAGSLFMLLAILYLYQQTPDRTFDIHKFYALNLTVKQQSWVFAAFLLAFAIKMPIFPLHTWQPDTYTEAPAAGTMLLSGIMLKMGIYGAIRWMIPVAPIGFYEYQNNPLWLAIAGIVYASIIAFKQTDGKRLIAYSSIAHVGLIAAGLLAWNMQGLQGAMIQMFNHGLEVVGIFFIIDIIQRQLNTRNVTDLGGIAKVAPHLAIAFLIIVLGSVGLPLTNGFIGEFLLLNGVYRYNMWMGIVAGLTIILGAVYMLRYYKNVMQGSTNTLTATITDITMSEKLILGVICVLVIVIGVYPQPLMHLSEQAVNVLMNEVNGKISTELLHARPTPGM; encoded by the coding sequence ATGACGGTTAGTTTATTGATATTTCTTCCCCTGCTGGCAGCCATTGCGCTTTTGTTCATCAAAGGTAACGCAGTAAAGAACGTTGCCCTGTTGTTTGGCTTGGCCGAGTTGGCCTTAGGCTTGTATTTCCTTTCGCAATTTAAATCCGATGCCAACCTGCAATTCGTGACCGATGTGGCCTGGATGCCTAAAATGGGTATTTACTTTACGGCCGCTATCGACGGTATCAATATCATCCCGATATTGTTAACGGTCGTATTGGTGCCGCTCATCATAGGTACTACGTTCAAGCACGAATACAAGAACCCTTCTGTGTTCTATGCATTGATCTTGTTCATGCAGTTCGGCCTGTTGTTGGTGTTCACTGCTTTTGACGCGTTCCTGTTCTATGTGGGATGGGAGGTGGCGCTGATCCCGATCTACTTCATTTGTGGTATGTGGGGCGGCGAGAACCGTATCAAAGTAACGCTTAAGTTCTTCATCTACACGTTCGCCGGTTCATTGTTCATGCTGTTGGCTATCCTTTATCTCTACCAGCAAACGCCTGACCGTACCTTCGATATACACAAGTTCTACGCGCTTAATCTTACCGTTAAACAACAAAGCTGGGTGTTTGCGGCGTTCCTGCTGGCCTTTGCGATCAAGATGCCGATATTTCCGCTGCATACCTGGCAGCCCGACACCTACACCGAGGCACCTGCCGCGGGTACCATGTTGTTATCGGGTATCATGTTGAAGATGGGTATCTATGGTGCCATCCGCTGGATGATCCCGGTAGCGCCGATCGGCTTTTATGAATACCAGAACAACCCTTTATGGCTGGCCATAGCAGGTATCGTATATGCATCCATCATAGCCTTCAAGCAAACCGATGGTAAACGTTTGATCGCTTATTCATCTATCGCTCACGTGGGCCTGATCGCTGCCGGTTTGTTAGCATGGAACATGCAAGGCTTACAAGGTGCCATGATCCAGATGTTCAACCACGGTTTAGAAGTGGTTGGTATCTTCTTCATCATCGATATCATTCAACGCCAGTTGAACACCCGCAACGTTACCGATCTGGGGGGAATTGCCAAAGTAGCACCGCATTTGGCTATCGCGTTCCTGATCATCGTATTGGGTTCGGTAGGTTTGCCGCTTACTAACGGTTTCATTGGTGAGTTCTTGCTGTTGAACGGTGTTTACCGCTATAATATGTGGATGGGCATTGTTGCGGGTTTGACCATCATTCTGGGTGCGGTATACATGCTGCGCTACTACAAGAACGTGATGCAGGGAAGCACCAATACCCTTACTGCCACTATTACCGATATCACCATGAGCGAAAAGCTTATACTGGGCGTGATCTGCGTGCTGGTGATCGTGATCGGTGTTTATCCGCAGCCGCTAATGCATTTGTCTGAACAGGCGGTTAACGTACTGATGAATGAAGTGAACGGCAAGATCAGCACGGAGTTGTTACATGCCAGGCCAACGCCGGGCATGTAA
- the nuoL gene encoding NADH-quinone oxidoreductase subunit L, translating into MEKYLWLIPVLPLAGFVINGIGRNTLPKALIGGIASLMVLVSFALSVGAFMQIKDTHQAINVTLFDWVKVGDLHIPFAFMVDQLSSIMLLIITGIGFLIHLYSIGYMSHDEGFGKFFAYLNLFVFFMLLLVLGSNYIVMFIGWEGVGLCSYLLIGFWYSNPSYADAAKKAFVMNRIGDLGFLIAVFIIMKTFGSITYADVFAKAAKMHSGDTTLVLITILLFVGATGKSAQIPLFTWLPDAMAGPTPVSALIHAATMVTAGIYMIARSNVLFTLAPATQHIIAIIGLATILLAALIALTQTDIKKVLAYSTVSQLGYMFLALGVGAYTGAFFHVLTHAFFKALLFLGAGSVIHAVSGEQDMRNMGGLKGKLPVTFITMLIGTLAIAGIPPFAGFFSKDEILAHTYMHSPILYVLGVLGAMFTSFYMFRLMYLTFWGKFRGTHEQEHHLHESPASMTIPLIVLAILSTIGGFMGVPEALGGHHWLEHWLEPVLEGSAVHTGKMFVAVNTERMLMIVSVGGALVALVYAYIKYVKQADIPVADSEERPALVKLSYNKFYIDEIYDTIIRKPLDFLSTFFYKVIDKKGIDGLVNGIGQAPIEGGKGLRLLQSGNVGLYLFMMVIGVIAVLIYSLIKI; encoded by the coding sequence ATGGAGAAATATTTATGGCTTATTCCTGTACTGCCTTTAGCAGGTTTCGTGATCAACGGAATTGGCCGCAATACCTTACCTAAAGCACTGATCGGTGGCATTGCCAGCCTGATGGTGTTGGTATCGTTCGCCCTGAGCGTTGGCGCTTTCATGCAGATCAAGGACACTCACCAAGCCATTAACGTTACCCTGTTCGATTGGGTAAAGGTTGGCGACCTGCATATCCCGTTCGCTTTTATGGTTGATCAGTTGAGCTCGATCATGCTGCTCATCATCACCGGTATCGGTTTTCTTATCCATTTATATTCGATCGGCTACATGAGCCATGATGAAGGCTTTGGTAAGTTCTTCGCTTATTTAAATCTATTCGTATTCTTCATGCTACTGCTGGTATTAGGTAGCAACTATATCGTGATGTTCATTGGCTGGGAGGGCGTGGGCCTGTGCTCTTACCTGCTTATCGGTTTCTGGTATAGTAATCCAAGCTATGCCGATGCCGCTAAAAAAGCGTTCGTGATGAACCGTATAGGTGACCTCGGCTTCCTGATCGCTGTGTTCATCATCATGAAGACCTTCGGCAGCATCACTTATGCCGACGTATTTGCCAAAGCTGCTAAAATGCACAGCGGCGACACGACCTTAGTGCTGATCACTATCCTGTTGTTCGTGGGTGCTACCGGTAAATCCGCACAGATACCACTGTTCACCTGGTTGCCTGATGCGATGGCTGGTCCGACACCGGTATCGGCGTTGATCCACGCAGCTACCATGGTTACCGCAGGTATCTACATGATCGCCCGTTCTAACGTATTGTTCACCCTGGCCCCGGCCACACAGCATATCATCGCGATCATTGGTTTGGCTACCATACTGCTGGCAGCACTGATCGCCCTTACGCAAACCGATATCAAAAAGGTATTGGCTTATTCTACCGTTTCGCAGTTGGGTTATATGTTCCTGGCGTTGGGTGTTGGTGCCTACACCGGTGCTTTCTTCCACGTGCTTACGCATGCTTTCTTTAAAGCACTATTGTTCCTGGGTGCCGGTTCGGTGATCCATGCCGTTAGCGGTGAGCAGGACATGCGCAACATGGGCGGCCTGAAAGGCAAACTACCTGTCACCTTCATCACCATGCTGATCGGTACGCTGGCTATTGCCGGTATCCCACCGTTCGCAGGTTTCTTTAGTAAAGACGAGATCCTGGCGCACACCTATATGCACAGCCCTATCCTGTATGTGTTGGGTGTGTTAGGCGCCATGTTCACTTCATTCTATATGTTCCGTTTAATGTACCTGACCTTTTGGGGCAAGTTCCGCGGCACGCATGAGCAAGAGCATCACTTGCATGAGTCGCCTGCAAGCATGACCATTCCACTGATCGTATTGGCTATCCTGTCTACCATAGGTGGTTTTATGGGTGTGCCTGAAGCATTGGGCGGCCACCACTGGTTGGAGCATTGGTTAGAACCAGTGCTGGAAGGCTCAGCAGTGCACACCGGCAAAATGTTCGTGGCGGTAAATACTGAGCGCATGCTGATGATCGTATCGGTGGGTGGCGCATTGGTCGCACTGGTGTATGCTTACATTAAATACGTGAAGCAAGCTGATATACCGGTCGCTGACTCAGAAGAACGCCCAGCGCTGGTCAAACTATCTTACAATAAATTCTACATCGACGAGATATACGATACCATCATTCGCAAACCACTCGACTTCCTGTCGACCTTCTTCTACAAGGTGATCGACAAGAAGGGTATCGATGGCTTGGTGAACGGTATCGGCCAGGCCCCAATCGAGGGTGGCAAGGGTTTACGTTTACTGCAAAGCGGTAACGTAGGTCTGTATTTATTCATGATGGTGATCGGCGTTATTGCCGTGCTTATTTATAGTTTGATAAAGATATAA
- the nuoK gene encoding NADH-quinone oxidoreductase subunit NuoK, producing MESFIEGIKVVPLNHYILLSAIIFAIGVVGVLIRRNAIVVFMSVELMLNAVNLLLTVFSVYGNDPNGQVFVFFIMALAAAEIAIGLAIIVMIHRNTNSIDVNILNRLKW from the coding sequence ATGGAAAGTTTTATTGAAGGTATAAAGGTAGTTCCGCTTAACCATTACATTCTGTTAAGCGCTATCATATTTGCTATAGGAGTAGTAGGCGTACTGATCCGTCGTAACGCCATTGTGGTGTTCATGTCGGTAGAGTTGATGCTCAACGCCGTTAACCTTTTGCTCACTGTTTTCTCGGTGTATGGCAATGACCCTAATGGGCAGGTTTTCGTGTTCTTCATTATGGCGCTGGCCGCCGCCGAGATCGCCATTGGTTTGGCCATCATCGTGATGATCCACCGCAATACCAACTCGATCGACGTCAACATTTTGAACCGATTGAAGTGGTAG
- a CDS encoding NADH-quinone oxidoreductase subunit J family protein yields MSIFYFIAFLSILFALLVIFAKNPVHSVLYLVLTFFTFTIHYIILNAQFLAIVNFIVYMGAILVLFLFVMMMLNLNKDTEPSKGIYVKLAGVIGGGALLVTLVAAVKMTAKSNPVLLKDVNLGSVQNLGKVLFNEFLLPFEVSSILLLSAMVGAVLLATKDEKPKATV; encoded by the coding sequence ATGAGTATATTTTACTTCATTGCCTTCCTGTCGATCCTGTTCGCACTGCTGGTGATCTTTGCCAAGAACCCGGTGCACAGTGTATTGTACCTGGTGCTTACCTTTTTTACGTTCACCATTCATTACATCATTCTTAACGCGCAATTCCTGGCTATCGTGAACTTCATCGTATATATGGGGGCCATCCTGGTGTTGTTCCTTTTTGTGATGATGATGCTCAACCTCAACAAGGATACTGAACCCAGCAAGGGCATTTATGTAAAGCTTGCCGGTGTGATCGGTGGCGGAGCGTTACTGGTAACGCTGGTGGCCGCTGTGAAAATGACCGCCAAGTCGAACCCGGTGCTGCTTAAAGACGTGAACCTGGGCTCAGTGCAAAACCTGGGTAAGGTGTTATTCAACGAGTTCTTATTGCCATTTGAAGTATCGTCCATCCTGCTGCTATCGGCCATGGTGGGCGCTGTGTTATTGGCCACCAAGGATGAAAAACCTAAAGCTACTGTTTAA
- a CDS encoding NuoI/complex I 23 kDa subunit family protein: MEPLSKKRKLLEAKPLNFWEKAYLPAIAQGLSITMKHFVKNVFAGGDVTVRYPDEKREFSENYRGMHSLKRDENGKERCTACGLCALSCPAEAITMTASERQKGEEHLYREEKYAAVYEINMLRCIFCGLCEEACPKEAIYLDGDIVPTDFLRKDFIYGKDKLVEPPLNQ; the protein is encoded by the coding sequence ATGGAACCTTTAAGTAAAAAGCGAAAGTTATTAGAAGCCAAACCCCTTAATTTTTGGGAGAAGGCCTACTTACCGGCCATTGCACAAGGCCTGAGCATCACCATGAAACACTTTGTGAAGAACGTGTTCGCCGGTGGTGATGTGACCGTGCGCTATCCTGACGAAAAGCGTGAGTTCTCGGAGAACTACCGTGGTATGCACTCGCTTAAACGCGATGAGAATGGTAAAGAGCGTTGCACCGCCTGCGGCCTGTGTGCATTATCATGTCCGGCCGAAGCGATCACCATGACCGCTTCCGAGCGCCAGAAAGGCGAAGAGCATCTTTATCGTGAAGAGAAGTATGCGGCCGTTTACGAGATCAATATGCTACGCTGCATCTTTTGCGGCCTTTGTGAGGAAGCCTGCCCTAAAGAGGCCATATATCTTGACGGCGATATTGTACCGACCGACTTTTTACGTAAAGATTTTATATACGGCAAAGACAAATTAGTTGAGCCGCCTTTGAACCAATAA
- the nuoH gene encoding NADH-quinone oxidoreductase subunit NuoH, which produces METTDLIIKLILVVAIFAISLVVAMYSTYAERKVAAFFQDRVGPNRAGPFGILQPLADGAKMFMKEEIIPTRASGFLFVVGPSLAIMTACIGSAVIPWGPQMKIGDRLIDLQVTDINVGILYIFGVVSLGVYGIMIGGWASNNKYSLLGAIRAASQSISYEISMGLSIIALLMLTQTLSLKEIAAQQHGWHWNVLYQPLGFLIFMVCAFAETNRSPFDLPECETELVGGYHTEYSSMKLGFYLFAEYINMFVSSAVMATLYWGGYNYPGMDWVAAHAGPTIAPIIGVVVLFAKIFAFIFFFMWIRWTIPRFRYDQLMHLGWKTLIPLAIANIVLTGVISTIYQHYFA; this is translated from the coding sequence ATGGAAACTACTGATCTTATCATTAAGCTAATATTGGTGGTGGCGATCTTTGCCATTAGCCTGGTAGTAGCCATGTACTCTACTTATGCCGAACGTAAAGTGGCCGCCTTTTTTCAAGATAGGGTAGGCCCTAACCGCGCCGGTCCGTTCGGTATATTACAGCCTTTGGCCGATGGTGCCAAGATGTTCATGAAAGAAGAGATCATCCCGACAAGAGCCAGCGGCTTTTTGTTCGTGGTAGGTCCTTCATTAGCGATCATGACCGCTTGTATCGGCTCTGCGGTGATCCCCTGGGGGCCGCAAATGAAGATCGGCGACCGCCTGATCGATCTGCAGGTGACCGACATCAACGTGGGTATCCTCTACATTTTCGGTGTGGTGTCATTAGGTGTATACGGCATCATGATCGGTGGCTGGGCATCTAACAATAAATATTCATTGCTGGGTGCTATCCGTGCAGCTTCGCAAAGCATCAGCTACGAGATATCGATGGGCCTGTCTATCATCGCCCTGTTGATGCTTACGCAGACCCTTAGCCTGAAAGAGATCGCTGCCCAGCAGCATGGCTGGCACTGGAACGTTTTGTACCAGCCGCTTGGCTTCCTGATCTTTATGGTATGCGCTTTTGCCGAGACCAACCGTAGCCCGTTCGACCTCCCCGAGTGTGAGACCGAACTGGTAGGTGGCTATCACACCGAATACTCTTCTATGAAACTGGGTTTTTACCTGTTCGCCGAGTATATCAACATGTTCGTATCATCGGCTGTTATGGCTACGCTATACTGGGGTGGCTACAACTATCCGGGTATGGACTGGGTGGCTGCTCATGCGGGTCCTACCATTGCGCCTATTATTGGTGTGGTGGTATTGTTCGCTAAAATATTCGCGTTCATCTTCTTCTTCATGTGGATCCGCTGGACCATCCCGCGTTTTCGTTATGATCAGCTGATGCACTTAGGCTGGAAGACACTGATTCCATTGGCCATTGCCAACATCGTGTTGACCGGCGTTATCTCTACAATATATCAACACTACTTTGCTTAA
- a CDS encoding 2Fe-2S iron-sulfur cluster-binding protein, with protein sequence MVKVTIDGISIDVEPGTSILNAARQIGGDIVPPAMCYYSKLEGSGGKCRTCLVKVSKGSEKDPRPMPKLVASCRTAVMDGMEVQNITSPEVIEARKGVVEMLLINHPLDCPVCDQAGECHLQDLGFEHGAAKTRYEFDRRTFERIDIGDKIQLHMTRCILCYRCVFTADQITEQRVHGVLNRGDHAEISTYIHKAVDNDFSGNVIDVCPVGALTDKTFRFKNRVWFTKPVDAHRDCEHEKCNGKVTLWYKGEDVIRVTARKDQYGEVEEFICNTCRFDKKKTADWVIEGPRKIANTSVISANHYDTLKPLPVVKPNLVLQEANKEQFERETRL encoded by the coding sequence ATGGTTAAAGTAACTATTGACGGAATTAGTATTGATGTTGAGCCTGGCACCAGCATCCTGAATGCCGCAAGGCAAATAGGAGGCGATATCGTGCCACCGGCAATGTGTTATTACTCAAAGCTTGAGGGCAGCGGTGGTAAATGCCGCACCTGCCTGGTAAAGGTGAGCAAGGGCTCTGAAAAGGACCCTCGCCCAATGCCTAAGCTGGTAGCCTCATGCCGCACCGCAGTGATGGACGGTATGGAGGTTCAAAATATCACCTCGCCTGAGGTGATCGAGGCCCGTAAAGGAGTGGTAGAGATGCTGCTCATCAATCACCCGCTTGATTGCCCGGTATGTGACCAGGCTGGCGAATGCCACCTGCAAGATCTGGGTTTTGAACACGGTGCTGCCAAGACCCGTTACGAATTTGATCGTCGTACGTTCGAGCGTATCGATATAGGTGACAAGATCCAACTCCACATGACGCGCTGCATACTTTGTTACCGTTGCGTGTTCACGGCCGATCAGATCACCGAGCAACGCGTACATGGTGTATTGAACCGTGGCGATCATGCCGAGATATCTACCTACATACACAAAGCAGTGGACAACGACTTTTCAGGTAACGTGATCGATGTATGCCCTGTTGGTGCGTTGACCGATAAGACCTTCCGCTTCAAGAACCGTGTATGGTTCACCAAACCAGTTGATGCCCACCGCGATTGCGAGCACGAGAAATGCAATGGTAAGGTGACCTTATGGTATAAAGGCGAGGATGTGATCAGGGTAACTGCCCGTAAAGATCAATATGGTGAGGTGGAAGAATTTATTTGCAACACCTGCCGCTTTGATAAAAAGAAGACCGCCGATTGGGTGATCGAAGGTCCGCGTAAGATCGCCAATACCTCGGTGATCAGCGCTAACCACTACGATACATTGAAGCCGCTGCCTGTAGTAAAACCTAACCTGGTATTACAGGAGGCTAATAAAGAACAATTTGAACGGGAGACACGACTGTAA
- a CDS encoding gamma-glutamylcyclotransferase family protein — MECLFVYGTLLKHFDHEVIRPLAPYLQHSGSGLVKGRLYDLGSYPGLIEDPNGYEVYGEIYRVTEPQRVFAELDEYEGSEYIRRKMMVRSSDNERIRCWVYLYQDALKPKHKEIINGDYLAFVRNKVNNG, encoded by the coding sequence ATGGAATGTTTATTTGTGTACGGTACCTTGCTCAAACACTTTGACCATGAGGTAATAAGGCCATTGGCTCCATATCTGCAGCACAGTGGATCCGGCCTTGTAAAAGGCAGGCTTTACGATCTGGGAAGTTATCCCGGTTTAATAGAGGACCCTAACGGGTACGAGGTGTACGGAGAGATATACCGGGTGACCGAACCACAACGGGTATTTGCTGAGCTGGATGAATATGAAGGCAGCGAGTACATCCGCAGAAAAATGATGGTGAGGTCATCAGATAATGAGCGGATCAGGTGTTGGGTATACCTTTATCAGGATGCCCTAAAGCCTAAGCATAAAGAGATCATCAACGGCGATTACCTCGCTTTTGTTAGAAATAAAGTTAATAATGGTTAA
- the nuoF gene encoding NADH-quinone oxidoreductase subunit NuoF has translation MARKLLLEHINIPGINTLEVYRSKGGYDSMQKALKTLTPDEVVEEVKKSGLRGRGGAGFPTGMKWSFLAKPEGVPRYLVCNADESEPGTFKDRYLMTHIPHLLIEGMIIASYALGAKTSYIYVRGEMMPQIRILERAIAEARNAGLLGKDILGTGYDLELYVQPGGGAYICGEETALIESLEGKRGNPRIKPPFPAIAGLYGCPTVVNNVESIAATVPIIRDGGDEYAKIGIGRSTGTKLISAGGNLKKPGVYEIELGVPVEEFIYSDEYCGGIANGKRLKAVVAGGSSVPILPANLILKTAAGDARVMSYEGLSEGGFATGTMMGSGGFIAFDEDQCIVRNTWNFTRFYHHESCGQCSPCREGTGWMEKVLHRLEHGHGKLSDMDLLVDVSKKIEGNTICPLGDAAAWPVASAIRHFRDEFEWHVTNPSAAVAGNFGLAHYADPLVKVEA, from the coding sequence ATGGCACGCAAATTATTACTCGAACATATCAACATACCCGGTATTAATACCCTTGAGGTATACCGGTCAAAAGGCGGCTACGATTCGATGCAAAAAGCATTGAAGACCCTTACCCCTGATGAAGTGGTAGAAGAGGTAAAGAAGTCGGGTTTGCGTGGTCGTGGTGGTGCAGGTTTCCCTACAGGTATGAAGTGGAGCTTTTTGGCCAAGCCCGAAGGTGTGCCACGTTACCTGGTTTGCAATGCTGATGAGTCGGAACCCGGTACCTTCAAGGACCGTTATTTAATGACCCACATCCCTCACTTACTGATCGAGGGTATGATCATAGCCAGTTATGCACTGGGCGCAAAAACCTCGTACATCTACGTACGTGGCGAAATGATGCCTCAGATTCGTATACTGGAAAGAGCCATTGCCGAGGCCCGTAATGCAGGTTTGTTAGGCAAAGACATTTTAGGCACCGGTTACGACCTGGAGTTGTATGTACAACCAGGTGGTGGTGCTTACATCTGCGGCGAAGAGACCGCACTGATCGAATCGTTGGAAGGTAAACGTGGTAATCCACGCATCAAACCACCGTTCCCGGCTATCGCGGGTCTGTATGGTTGTCCTACGGTGGTCAACAACGTAGAGTCTATCGCGGCTACCGTGCCGATCATTCGTGATGGTGGCGATGAGTATGCTAAGATCGGTATCGGCCGTAGTACCGGTACCAAACTGATTTCGGCAGGTGGTAACCTGAAAAAACCAGGCGTTTACGAGATCGAATTGGGTGTGCCTGTAGAGGAGTTCATCTATTCGGACGAGTATTGCGGTGGTATAGCTAACGGCAAGCGCTTAAAGGCGGTAGTTGCCGGTGGTTCATCAGTGCCGATATTGCCTGCTAACCTGATCCTGAAAACAGCTGCTGGCGATGCCCGTGTAATGAGCTACGAAGGTTTGTCAGAAGGTGGTTTTGCTACCGGTACCATGATGGGTTCAGGCGGCTTTATCGCTTTTGACGAGGACCAGTGCATCGTTCGTAACACCTGGAACTTCACCCGTTTCTATCACCACGAAAGCTGCGGACAATGTTCGCCTTGCCGTGAGGGTACCGGCTGGATGGAGAAGGTACTGCACCGGTTGGAGCATGGTCATGGCAAACTGAGCGATATGGACCTGCTGGTAGATGTATCGAAAAAGATAGAAGGAAATACGATCTGTCCGTTGGGTGATGCGGCAGCGTGGCCGGTGGCCAGCGCGATCCGTCACTTCAGGGATGAGTTCGAATGGCATGTGACCAACCCCTCGGCAGCAGTTGCCGGTAACTTTGGTCTGGCTCATTATGCAGACCCTTTAGTCAAGGTTGAGGCATAG
- a CDS encoding NADH-quinone oxidoreductase subunit NuoE family protein produces the protein MLRVENVTHEPVEFSPALLAQFADFVSRYPEGKQKSALLPALHAVQAEFGWVSAPAMDKVAEYLKIEPIEVYEVATFYTMYFLKPQGKYMLEVCRTGPCCLVGAEKIMDHIEQKLGVKEGEVTADGMFSWRGVECLAACGFGPVLQIGPEYTFYENLTPESVDQLISDLKAKENN, from the coding sequence ATGCTTAGAGTAGAGAATGTTACCCATGAGCCGGTAGAGTTCTCACCGGCGTTATTGGCTCAATTTGCCGACTTTGTAAGCCGCTATCCTGAAGGAAAACAAAAATCGGCCTTGTTGCCTGCGTTGCACGCTGTACAGGCCGAGTTCGGTTGGGTGAGCGCTCCTGCAATGGACAAGGTGGCCGAATACCTGAAGATCGAACCCATTGAGGTTTATGAGGTAGCTACCTTTTATACCATGTACTTTTTAAAACCTCAAGGCAAATATATGCTTGAGGTTTGCCGTACCGGCCCTTGCTGCCTGGTAGGTGCCGAAAAGATCATGGATCACATTGAGCAAAAGCTGGGCGTTAAAGAAGGCGAAGTTACCGCCGACGGTATGTTCAGCTGGCGTGGGGTAGAGTGCCTGGCCGCATGTGGTTTTGGCCCTGTGCTGCAGATCGGTCCTGAATATACTTTTTATGAGAACCTGACTCCTGAGTCGGTAGATCAGCTGATCAGCGACCTTAAAGCAAAGGAGAACAACTAA